From Dasypus novemcinctus isolate mDasNov1 chromosome 11, mDasNov1.1.hap2, whole genome shotgun sequence, one genomic window encodes:
- the SESN1 gene encoding sestrin-1 isoform X2 produces the protein MRLATAANAAYTASLAVSELLGCKQCGAARGRDEELGIRIPRPLGHGPSRFIPEKEILQVGSEDAQMHALFADSFAALGRLDNITLVMVFHPQYLESFLKTQHYLLQMDGPLPLHYRHYIGIMAAARHQCSYLVNLHVNDFLHVGGDPKWLNGLENAPQKLQNLGELNKVLAHRPWLITKEHIEGLLKAEEHSWSLAELVHAVVLLTHYHSLASFTFGCGISPEIHCDGGHTFRPPSVSNYCICDITNGNHSVDEMQVTSAGNISVSDSFFEVEALMEKMKQLQECRDEEEASQEEMASRFEIEKRESMFVFSSDDEEVTPARDVSRHFEDTSYGYKDFSRHGMHVPTFRVQDYCWEDHGYSLVNRLYPDVGQLIDEKFHIAYNLTYNTMAMHKDVDTSMLRRAIWNYIHCMFGIRYDDYDYGEINQLLDRSFKVYIKTVVCTPEKVTKRMYDSFWRQFKHSEKVHVNLLLIEARMQAELLYALRAITRYMT, from the exons ATGCGCCTGGCCACCGCCGCCAACGCCGCGTACACAGCCTCGCTGGCCGTCTCGGAGCTGCTGGGCTGCAAGCAGTGCGGCGCGGCCCGCGGCCGGGACGAG gAACTTGGAATTAGAATTCCTCGACCACTAGGACACGGACCAAGCAGATTCATCCCAGAAAAGGAG ATTCTTCAAGTGGGGAGTGAAGACGCACAGATGCATGCTTTATTTGCAGATTCTTTTGCTGCTTTGGGTCGTTTGGATAACATCACATTAGTGATGGTTTTCCACCCACAATATTTAGAAAGTTTCTTAAAAACTCAACATTATCTACTGCAAATGGATGGGCCATTACCCCTTCATTATCGGCACTACATTGGAATAATG GCTGCAGCAAGACATCAGTGCTCCTACTTAGTGAACCTCCATGTAAATGATTTCCTTCATGTTGGTGGGGACCCCAAGTGGCTCAATGGCTTAGAGAATGCCCCTCAAAAACTACAAAATTTAGGAGAACTCAACAAGGTATTAGCCCATAGGCCTTGGCTTATTACCAAAGAACACATTGAG ggaCTTTTAAAAGCTGAAGAGCACAGCTGGTCCCTAGCAGAACTGGTACATGCAGTAGTTCTACTCACACATTATCATTCTCTTGCCTCGTTCACATTCGGCTGTGGAATCAGTCCAGAAATTCATTGTGATGGTGGCCACACATTCAGACCTCCTTCTGTTAGTAACTACTGCATCTGTGACATTACAAATGGCAATCACAGTGTGGATGAGATGCAGGTCACCTCGGCAGGAAATATTTCG GTAAGTGATTCCTTCTTTGAGGTCGAAGCCCTCATGGAAAAGATGAAGCAGTTACAGGAATGTCGAGATGAAGAAGAGGCGAGTCAGGAAGAGATGGCTTCACGgtttgaaatagaaaaaagagagagcatgtttgttttctcttcag ATGATGAAGAAGTTACACCAGCAAGAGATGTATCTCGTCACTTTGAGGATACTAGTTATGGCTATAAGGATTTCTCTAGGCATGGGATGCATGTTCCCACATTTCGAGTCCAG GACTATTGCTGGGAAGACCATGGTTATTCTTTGGTAAATCGCCTTTATCCAGATGTGGGGCAGTTGATTGATGAAAAATTTCACATTGCTTACAATCTTACTTATAATACAATGGCAATGCACAAAGATGTTGATACCTCAATGCTTAGACGTGCTATTTGGAACTATATTCACTGCATGTTTGGAATAAG ATACGATGACTATGACTATGGTGAAATTAACCAGCTATTGGATCGCAGCTTTAAGGTTTATATCAAAACTGTTGTTTGCACTCCTGAAAAGGTTACCAAAAGAATGTATGATAGCTTCTGGAGGCAATTCAAGCACTCTGAGAAG GTTCATGTTAATCTGCTTCTTATAGAAGCTAGGATGCAAGCAGAACTCCTTTATGCTCTGAGAGCCATTACCCGCTATATGACCTGA
- the SESN1 gene encoding sestrin-1 isoform X3 produces the protein MVLLHRCYTQLMTQLELGIRIPRPLGHGPSRFIPEKEILQVGSEDAQMHALFADSFAALGRLDNITLVMVFHPQYLESFLKTQHYLLQMDGPLPLHYRHYIGIMAAARHQCSYLVNLHVNDFLHVGGDPKWLNGLENAPQKLQNLGELNKVLAHRPWLITKEHIEGLLKAEEHSWSLAELVHAVVLLTHYHSLASFTFGCGISPEIHCDGGHTFRPPSVSNYCICDITNGNHSVDEMQVTSAGNISVSDSFFEVEALMEKMKQLQECRDEEEASQEEMASRFEIEKRESMFVFSSDDEEVTPARDVSRHFEDTSYGYKDFSRHGMHVPTFRVQDYCWEDHGYSLVNRLYPDVGQLIDEKFHIAYNLTYNTMAMHKDVDTSMLRRAIWNYIHCMFGIRYDDYDYGEINQLLDRSFKVYIKTVVCTPEKVTKRMYDSFWRQFKHSEKVHVNLLLIEARMQAELLYALRAITRYMT, from the exons gAACTTGGAATTAGAATTCCTCGACCACTAGGACACGGACCAAGCAGATTCATCCCAGAAAAGGAG ATTCTTCAAGTGGGGAGTGAAGACGCACAGATGCATGCTTTATTTGCAGATTCTTTTGCTGCTTTGGGTCGTTTGGATAACATCACATTAGTGATGGTTTTCCACCCACAATATTTAGAAAGTTTCTTAAAAACTCAACATTATCTACTGCAAATGGATGGGCCATTACCCCTTCATTATCGGCACTACATTGGAATAATG GCTGCAGCAAGACATCAGTGCTCCTACTTAGTGAACCTCCATGTAAATGATTTCCTTCATGTTGGTGGGGACCCCAAGTGGCTCAATGGCTTAGAGAATGCCCCTCAAAAACTACAAAATTTAGGAGAACTCAACAAGGTATTAGCCCATAGGCCTTGGCTTATTACCAAAGAACACATTGAG ggaCTTTTAAAAGCTGAAGAGCACAGCTGGTCCCTAGCAGAACTGGTACATGCAGTAGTTCTACTCACACATTATCATTCTCTTGCCTCGTTCACATTCGGCTGTGGAATCAGTCCAGAAATTCATTGTGATGGTGGCCACACATTCAGACCTCCTTCTGTTAGTAACTACTGCATCTGTGACATTACAAATGGCAATCACAGTGTGGATGAGATGCAGGTCACCTCGGCAGGAAATATTTCG GTAAGTGATTCCTTCTTTGAGGTCGAAGCCCTCATGGAAAAGATGAAGCAGTTACAGGAATGTCGAGATGAAGAAGAGGCGAGTCAGGAAGAGATGGCTTCACGgtttgaaatagaaaaaagagagagcatgtttgttttctcttcag ATGATGAAGAAGTTACACCAGCAAGAGATGTATCTCGTCACTTTGAGGATACTAGTTATGGCTATAAGGATTTCTCTAGGCATGGGATGCATGTTCCCACATTTCGAGTCCAG GACTATTGCTGGGAAGACCATGGTTATTCTTTGGTAAATCGCCTTTATCCAGATGTGGGGCAGTTGATTGATGAAAAATTTCACATTGCTTACAATCTTACTTATAATACAATGGCAATGCACAAAGATGTTGATACCTCAATGCTTAGACGTGCTATTTGGAACTATATTCACTGCATGTTTGGAATAAG ATACGATGACTATGACTATGGTGAAATTAACCAGCTATTGGATCGCAGCTTTAAGGTTTATATCAAAACTGTTGTTTGCACTCCTGAAAAGGTTACCAAAAGAATGTATGATAGCTTCTGGAGGCAATTCAAGCACTCTGAGAAG GTTCATGTTAATCTGCTTCTTATAGAAGCTAGGATGCAAGCAGAACTCCTTTATGCTCTGAGAGCCATTACCCGCTATATGACCTGA
- the SESN1 gene encoding sestrin-1 isoform X4 has protein sequence MHALFADSFAALGRLDNITLVMVFHPQYLESFLKTQHYLLQMDGPLPLHYRHYIGIMAAARHQCSYLVNLHVNDFLHVGGDPKWLNGLENAPQKLQNLGELNKVLAHRPWLITKEHIEGLLKAEEHSWSLAELVHAVVLLTHYHSLASFTFGCGISPEIHCDGGHTFRPPSVSNYCICDITNGNHSVDEMQVTSAGNISVSDSFFEVEALMEKMKQLQECRDEEEASQEEMASRFEIEKRESMFVFSSDDEEVTPARDVSRHFEDTSYGYKDFSRHGMHVPTFRVQDYCWEDHGYSLVNRLYPDVGQLIDEKFHIAYNLTYNTMAMHKDVDTSMLRRAIWNYIHCMFGIRYDDYDYGEINQLLDRSFKVYIKTVVCTPEKVTKRMYDSFWRQFKHSEKVHVNLLLIEARMQAELLYALRAITRYMT, from the exons ATGCATGCTTTATTTGCAGATTCTTTTGCTGCTTTGGGTCGTTTGGATAACATCACATTAGTGATGGTTTTCCACCCACAATATTTAGAAAGTTTCTTAAAAACTCAACATTATCTACTGCAAATGGATGGGCCATTACCCCTTCATTATCGGCACTACATTGGAATAATG GCTGCAGCAAGACATCAGTGCTCCTACTTAGTGAACCTCCATGTAAATGATTTCCTTCATGTTGGTGGGGACCCCAAGTGGCTCAATGGCTTAGAGAATGCCCCTCAAAAACTACAAAATTTAGGAGAACTCAACAAGGTATTAGCCCATAGGCCTTGGCTTATTACCAAAGAACACATTGAG ggaCTTTTAAAAGCTGAAGAGCACAGCTGGTCCCTAGCAGAACTGGTACATGCAGTAGTTCTACTCACACATTATCATTCTCTTGCCTCGTTCACATTCGGCTGTGGAATCAGTCCAGAAATTCATTGTGATGGTGGCCACACATTCAGACCTCCTTCTGTTAGTAACTACTGCATCTGTGACATTACAAATGGCAATCACAGTGTGGATGAGATGCAGGTCACCTCGGCAGGAAATATTTCG GTAAGTGATTCCTTCTTTGAGGTCGAAGCCCTCATGGAAAAGATGAAGCAGTTACAGGAATGTCGAGATGAAGAAGAGGCGAGTCAGGAAGAGATGGCTTCACGgtttgaaatagaaaaaagagagagcatgtttgttttctcttcag ATGATGAAGAAGTTACACCAGCAAGAGATGTATCTCGTCACTTTGAGGATACTAGTTATGGCTATAAGGATTTCTCTAGGCATGGGATGCATGTTCCCACATTTCGAGTCCAG GACTATTGCTGGGAAGACCATGGTTATTCTTTGGTAAATCGCCTTTATCCAGATGTGGGGCAGTTGATTGATGAAAAATTTCACATTGCTTACAATCTTACTTATAATACAATGGCAATGCACAAAGATGTTGATACCTCAATGCTTAGACGTGCTATTTGGAACTATATTCACTGCATGTTTGGAATAAG ATACGATGACTATGACTATGGTGAAATTAACCAGCTATTGGATCGCAGCTTTAAGGTTTATATCAAAACTGTTGTTTGCACTCCTGAAAAGGTTACCAAAAGAATGTATGATAGCTTCTGGAGGCAATTCAAGCACTCTGAGAAG GTTCATGTTAATCTGCTTCTTATAGAAGCTAGGATGCAAGCAGAACTCCTTTATGCTCTGAGAGCCATTACCCGCTATATGACCTGA